In Kitasatospora sp. NA04385, a single genomic region encodes these proteins:
- a CDS encoding cytochrome P450 codes for MTYEEHPYQGGPVPPPGCPAHRAGGGPRGGELMRLFGPEAEADPAGFYEKLRAEHGEVAPVLLHGDLPAWLVLGYSANLTAMRTPSRFSRDSRRWTEFREGRVAPDSPVLPVIAWQPTCSFVDGEEHRRLRTAVTDGLNRFDRRGMRRFVTRFSDQLIAEFGDSGRADLVSQFAEHLPMLVMTQLLGMPEEYGPRLVEAARDLVKGTETAVASNEYVVESLRRTVERKRSEPGQDLITWLIEHPSGLSEEEVLEHLRSVLLAANETTINLISETLKMVLTDSRFRAHLSGGQMTLPDALDQVLWDSPPFMLVPGRWATGDTELGGRAIKAGDMLLLGVAAGNADPAVRPDLDTPLFGNRSHLAFGSGPHECPGQEIGRAIAESGIDILLTRLPDLQLSVGEDELVWRGNWMSRHLTGLPARFTPRSELHPQQLAAAAAAAAAGGATPSVPATPSVPGPRSATSAPVRTAPAPVAPPHPLPVAPRRCPRSGAGGGARCWPGCAADGGTGSRPLAPPLRAGGAGGARPGGTGVGPAGTRSAAARRGRCRAPSSPLPGKSVRRQSGRAVRLRC; via the coding sequence GTGACGTACGAAGAGCACCCGTACCAGGGCGGGCCCGTCCCGCCACCCGGCTGTCCCGCCCACCGGGCCGGCGGCGGGCCGCGCGGCGGCGAGCTGATGCGGCTGTTCGGCCCCGAGGCCGAGGCCGACCCGGCCGGCTTCTACGAGAAGCTGCGCGCCGAGCACGGCGAGGTGGCCCCCGTGCTGCTGCACGGCGACCTGCCCGCCTGGCTGGTGCTCGGCTACTCGGCGAACCTGACCGCGATGCGCACCCCGTCCAGGTTCTCCCGCGACTCCCGCCGCTGGACCGAGTTCCGGGAGGGCCGGGTCGCCCCCGACTCGCCGGTGCTGCCGGTGATCGCCTGGCAGCCGACCTGCTCCTTCGTCGACGGCGAGGAGCACCGCCGGCTGCGCACCGCCGTCACCGACGGCCTGAACCGCTTCGACCGGCGCGGCATGCGGCGCTTCGTCACCCGGTTCTCCGACCAGCTGATCGCCGAGTTCGGCGACAGCGGCCGGGCCGACCTGGTCTCCCAGTTCGCCGAGCACCTGCCGATGCTGGTGATGACCCAGCTCCTCGGCATGCCCGAGGAGTACGGCCCGCGACTGGTCGAGGCCGCCCGCGACCTGGTCAAGGGCACCGAGACGGCCGTCGCCAGCAACGAGTACGTGGTCGAGTCGCTGCGCCGCACCGTGGAGCGCAAGCGCAGCGAACCCGGGCAGGACCTGATCACCTGGTTGATCGAGCACCCCTCCGGGCTGAGCGAGGAGGAGGTGCTGGAGCACCTGCGCTCGGTGCTGCTCGCCGCCAACGAGACCACCATCAACCTGATCTCCGAGACGCTGAAGATGGTCCTCACCGACAGCCGTTTCCGCGCCCACCTGTCCGGCGGCCAGATGACGCTGCCGGACGCGCTCGACCAGGTCCTGTGGGACTCCCCGCCGTTCATGCTGGTGCCGGGCCGCTGGGCGACCGGCGACACCGAACTGGGCGGACGCGCGATCAAGGCCGGCGACATGCTGCTGCTCGGCGTCGCGGCGGGCAACGCCGACCCGGCGGTCCGGCCCGACCTGGATACCCCGCTGTTCGGCAACCGCTCGCACCTGGCGTTCGGCAGCGGCCCGCACGAGTGCCCCGGCCAGGAGATCGGCCGGGCGATCGCCGAGTCCGGCATCGACATCCTGCTGACCCGGCTCCCGGACCTGCAACTCTCGGTCGGCGAGGACGAGTTGGTGTGGCGCGGGAACTGGATGTCACGGCACCTGACCGGCCTGCCGGCCCGGTTCACCCCGCGCTCCGAACTCCACCCGCAGCAGTTGGCCGCGGCAGCGGCGGCGGCAGCAGCGGGCGGGGCGACGCCGTCCGTTCCCGCCACGCCGTCCGTGCCCGGCCCGCGGTCCGCGACGTCCGCCCCGGTGCGGACGGCCCCGGCGCCGGTCGCCCCACCGCACCCGCTGCCGGTCGCGCCCCGTCGGTGCCCGCGCAGCGGCGCGGGTGGTGGAGCACGCTGCTGGCCCGGCTGCGCGGCTGACGGCGGCACGGGCTCGCGCCCGCTTGCACCGCCGTTGCGGGCGGGCGGTGCGGGCGGCGCTCGGCCGGGTGGCACGGGTGTCGGCCCTGCGGGAACCCGGTCGGCCGCTGCTCGGCGAGGGCGCTGCCGTGCACCGTCAAGTCCCTTGCCGGGTAAGAGCGTTCGGCGGCAGAGCGGCAGAGCGGTACGGCTGCGCTGCTGA
- a CDS encoding ATP/GTP-binding protein, whose protein sequence is MDFNGSEPRGPREAELLPATVATAVKVVIVGGFGVGKTTLVGAVSEIRPLTTEETMTEAGVGIDDLAGVERKSSTTVAMDFGRITISDELVLYVFGTPGQERFWFLWNGLFEGALGAVVLVDTRRLEVSFDVLGRLEDRGVPFVVALNGFPESPRYPVEELRAALDLPHHVPIVHCDARSRESSRDVLMALMRYLYDLAAQPTHPARTAAPAQPVG, encoded by the coding sequence ATGGACTTCAACGGCTCTGAGCCGCGCGGGCCGCGCGAGGCCGAGCTGCTCCCGGCGACCGTGGCCACCGCCGTCAAGGTCGTCATCGTCGGCGGCTTCGGGGTCGGCAAGACCACCCTGGTCGGCGCGGTCAGCGAGATCCGCCCGCTGACCACCGAGGAGACCATGACCGAGGCCGGCGTCGGCATCGACGACCTGGCCGGGGTGGAACGCAAGAGCTCCACCACGGTCGCGATGGACTTCGGCCGGATCACCATCAGCGACGAACTGGTGCTGTACGTCTTCGGCACGCCCGGCCAGGAGCGCTTCTGGTTCCTGTGGAACGGCCTGTTCGAGGGCGCGCTCGGCGCGGTCGTGCTGGTCGACACCCGCCGCCTGGAGGTCTCCTTCGACGTGCTGGGCCGGCTGGAGGACCGCGGCGTGCCGTTCGTGGTCGCGCTGAACGGCTTCCCCGAGTCGCCCCGCTACCCCGTCGAGGAGCTGCGCGCCGCGCTCGACCTGCCGCACCACGTGCCGATCGTCCACTGCGACGCCCGCTCCCGGGAGTCCAGCCGGGACGTGCTGATGGCCCTGATGCGCTACCTGTACGACCTCGCCGCCCAGCCCACCCACCCCGCCCGGACGGCCGCGCCCGCCCAGCCCGTTGGCTGA
- a CDS encoding DUF742 domain-containing protein, producing MSNQDWADANPERLYVISGGRDRKSATAGFDLVTLVVARTRPEPTMQPEHAAILRICGSPLSVAEISAYLRLPNSLVTVLLADLLAERRIEVRAPVPPAALPDLSLLEAVIHGLQRL from the coding sequence ATGAGCAACCAGGACTGGGCGGACGCCAACCCGGAGCGGCTGTACGTGATCAGCGGGGGGCGCGACCGCAAGTCCGCCACCGCCGGGTTCGACCTGGTCACGCTGGTCGTCGCCCGGACCCGGCCCGAACCCACCATGCAGCCCGAGCACGCCGCGATCCTGCGGATCTGCGGCTCCCCGCTGTCGGTCGCCGAGATCTCTGCCTACCTGCGGCTGCCGAACAGCCTGGTGACCGTCCTGCTGGCGGACCTGCTCGCCGAACGCCGGATCGAGGTCCGCGCCCCCGTCCCGCCGGCCGCCCTTCCCGACCTTTCCCTGCTGGAGGCAGTGATCCATGGACTTCAACGGCTCTGA
- a CDS encoding roadblock/LC7 domain-containing protein, with the protein MIQQRTNMDWMLRDLAETVPCIRHVIVLSADGLRLAQHGTDPDTADRLAAACAGLQSLANAVGHEFPNGDGRMRLVVIEVGGGFFYLMAAGSRAYLAVLADEGVDAGLVGQRMRDLVARIGEHLTTPVRGSEQIA; encoded by the coding sequence GTGATTCAGCAACGGACCAACATGGACTGGATGCTCAGGGACCTGGCCGAGACGGTCCCGTGCATCCGGCACGTCATCGTCCTGTCGGCCGACGGCCTGCGGCTGGCCCAGCACGGCACCGACCCCGACACCGCGGACCGGCTGGCCGCCGCCTGCGCCGGGCTGCAGAGCCTGGCCAACGCGGTCGGCCACGAGTTCCCGAACGGCGACGGGCGGATGCGGCTGGTGGTGATCGAGGTCGGCGGCGGGTTCTTCTACCTGATGGCGGCCGGTTCCCGCGCCTACCTGGCCGTCCTCGCCGACGAGGGCGTGGACGCCGGACTGGTCGGCCAGCGGATGCGCGACCTGGTCGCCCGGATCGGCGAGCACCTGACCACCCCCGTCCGCGGCAGCGAGCAGATCGCGTGA
- a CDS encoding GNAT family N-acetyltransferase has product MTSAAPALPRPTVRPARPEDFDQWRALYRGYAEFYRVDQSEEAAALTWSWIQDPAHEVDALVAEDPHGRLTGLAHYRPFARPLAASTGCYLDDLFVAPDARGTGTADALLARLRELAAERGWSVVRWITADDNHRARARYDQVATRTMWVTYDMAPQEG; this is encoded by the coding sequence ATGACGTCCGCCGCCCCCGCCCTGCCCCGCCCCACCGTGCGCCCGGCCCGCCCCGAGGACTTCGACCAGTGGCGGGCGCTGTACCGGGGCTACGCCGAGTTCTACCGGGTCGACCAGAGCGAGGAGGCCGCCGCCCTGACCTGGTCCTGGATCCAGGACCCGGCGCACGAGGTGGACGCCCTGGTCGCCGAGGACCCGCACGGCCGCCTGACCGGCCTCGCCCACTACCGCCCGTTCGCCCGCCCGCTGGCCGCGAGCACCGGCTGCTACCTCGACGACCTCTTCGTCGCCCCGGACGCCCGCGGCACCGGCACCGCGGACGCCCTGCTCGCCCGGCTGCGCGAGCTCGCGGCCGAACGCGGCTGGAGCGTGGTGCGCTGGATCACCGCCGACGACAACCACCGGGCCCGCGCCAGGTACGACCAGGTCGCCACCCGCACCATGTGGGTGACCTACGACATGGCCCCGCAGGAGGGCTAG
- a CDS encoding LysR family transcriptional regulator codes for MDLHLLKTLVTVARLGSFSAAALELGYTQSAVSQQIAALEAELGAPLLHRRPVAPTAAGERMVEHARLLLERMDAARADVRRLSLPERPELLLAVSPLGMGRSVARALARVRETEPRVRIRVRVLPRRAVAAEVAAGGCAVGVTDGYTAPGGPLALGDLGAVRQAGLGERPCAVLAPAGHPLRRRTAVDLGELSDAHWLDAPAVAAPLADLRAVTGGAFPAAAEYEGLDPAALLTLGAAGHGLAVLPGPLAESAGATALPLRAPRLAHRREVLFTPALDGPARAFLDALPRGA; via the coding sequence GTGGACCTGCACCTGCTCAAGACGCTCGTCACGGTGGCCCGGCTCGGCTCGTTCTCGGCCGCCGCCCTGGAACTCGGCTACACCCAGTCCGCGGTCTCGCAGCAGATCGCCGCGCTGGAGGCCGAGTTGGGCGCCCCGCTGCTGCACCGCCGCCCGGTCGCCCCGACCGCCGCGGGGGAGCGGATGGTCGAGCACGCCCGGCTGCTGCTGGAGCGGATGGACGCCGCCCGGGCCGACGTGCGGCGGCTCTCACTGCCCGAACGCCCCGAACTCCTGCTCGCCGTCTCCCCGTTGGGGATGGGCCGGTCGGTGGCCCGGGCCCTCGCCCGGGTGCGCGAGACCGAGCCGCGGGTGCGGATCAGGGTCCGGGTGCTGCCCCGGCGGGCGGTGGCCGCCGAGGTCGCCGCGGGCGGCTGTGCGGTCGGCGTCACCGACGGCTACACCGCCCCCGGCGGGCCGCTGGCGCTGGGCGACCTCGGTGCGGTCCGGCAGGCCGGGCTGGGGGAGCGGCCCTGCGCGGTGCTCGCCCCGGCCGGACACCCGCTGCGCCGCCGCACCGCCGTCGACCTCGGCGAACTCTCCGACGCCCACTGGCTGGACGCGCCCGCCGTCGCCGCCCCGCTCGCCGACCTGCGGGCGGTGACCGGCGGGGCCTTCCCGGCCGCCGCGGAGTACGAGGGCCTCGACCCGGCCGCCCTGCTCACCCTCGGCGCGGCCGGTCACGGCCTGGCGGTGCTGCCCGGCCCGCTGGCCGAGAGCGCCGGTGCGACCGCCCTGCCGCTCCGCGCGCCCCGGCTGGCGCACCGCCGCGAGGTGCTCTTCACCCCGGCCCTGGACGGCCCGGCCCGGGCCTTCCTGGACGCGCTGCCGCGCGGGGCGTGA